In one window of Tubulanus polymorphus chromosome 3, tnTubPoly1.2, whole genome shotgun sequence DNA:
- the LOC141902829 gene encoding nephrin-like isoform X2, which translates to MNDQRIQNVPVVWCVFVIVVLCVRSTAGQQQNCIDASDTTITTVVTPAVLKLGGTTVVQCQVSPPGKHLCGFRITMSGQSGQFAFDETNCPRGTITESRYTGQCDVTAGRYGLRITNVRMTDSGMWKCDYMNSFPNSNAIITVIAPPSGPVLTSEPTAAIDNIVKVQENSQLTITCDSSQSGATGLTYKWSGANLSGQSNNKLSFTRISRTDSGVYTCNVSNIAGSVAGSIAINVLYPPGNVKLQGPTSPVQVSATVILTCTATGGNPKPNLAITRTPEGSTVKQGINPLTYSTSVTKADNQAEYQCTATGAGIPTPMISNKVRLTVNFQATTLKMVKKPADYVLVNHNQQIECKTDSSNPAVQIQWFTYSSTTWTPLVSQPATNQTTGTNHGFVTTSILSITATKTMNQAQYRCQTGSIYKDTTITVHYPPSSVALQGPTSPVRDSISVDFTCTATGGNPVPNLTITTGGSTVKQGVSPLTYSTSVTKTDNQAEYQCAASGAGISTPMISNKFILTVNFQATSLTMVKKPADHVLFNNNQQMECTTDSSNPAVQIQWFKYSSTTWTLLDSQQATNQTSAAYHGFMATSTLSMTATKSMNQAQYRCQTGNLSNDATITVHFPPESMTLTEIPNGPVVQGTSKTLTCTTDSSNPVSTIVWANSSGTTTWTNLSPNPAVNHKPGSHSGQISTSSLVVSTDKDKNGRQYRCTAYQNSYPVNGVTNSTTLSVLFPPESITLTEIPNGPVVHGTSKTLTCTTDSSNPVSTIVWAYSSGTTTWTDISPNPTVNHKPGSHSARASTSSLVVPTDKDKNGRQYRCSAYQNSQPVNGVNTSMTLSILYAPQLSSQVEPVAANIGESGRFTINFDANPLATTLNCRHNSTKGRHVMKNTSLTQWDVNIQSVQASDYGSYSCRLNNSVGSIDITLKLTETGPPQTPSNLSVIAKTAVSVTLSWVSEFEGGAKQTFAVSYRVSDATQFVNKAEIPDPGYRKLVQTKITGLKPSTDYQFKVKSVNLNPGDNTSPFTDIVTTRTNAIPSAINTVLKQATVTQYGNSVLIKMSSFPSKYSVYVKYCIKHTNECFNSTKQESTGGPISIEIKIDPDKAYSYKLIVIESSDVILSHRVEIPVTTNVALIGGVVVGVLLLALIVIVFVLLFVKRRREGQWIWTKNSSRSPASVPPPNYNDIDGHVAGPRGDVYARVNKKPKSPPTKDNHVTTDDFEDGVKKTGEPIYAQVDKKKKRNQNQVVNGASGTDPIYSNVDKSKKKKTKVVNGASGTDPIYSNVDKSKKKKTKGSVDSAEPLYSQVDKNKKRKGKKAKKAEKNENYEMENPYQTVGDEANPYQDVYNDDDGDIVKYVNCGVDNPAFNADDVEELRKEPIYLHVVNNVKNQAPPGVLIGDFEDFSTYSELGRVVEPQVQAELVARLEAEEAERRRQREEEEQQKKSC; encoded by the exons atgaacGACCAACGCATCCAA AATGTACCGGTAGTTTGGTGTGTGTTTGTGATTGTTGTTCTCTGCGTTAGATCTACAGCAG GACAACAGCAGAACTGTATAGACGCATCGGATACGACAATCACGACAGTTGTAACACCAGCAGTTTTAAAACTAGGTGGCACCACTGTCGTACAATGTCAGGTTTCACCACCCGGTAAACATTTATGCGGTTTCAGAATAACAATGTCTGGCCAATCGGGACAGTTTGCGTTTGACGAGACAAACTGTCCTCGTGGAACTATCACTGAATCCCGGTACACTGgacaatgtgacgtcacagctgGACGCTATGGTTTACGTATCACTAATGTACGGATGACCGATTCTGGAATGTGGAAGTGTGATTACATGAACTCTTTTCCAAATAGTAACGCAATAATAACTGTTATAG CGCCCCCGAGTGGACCAGTTCTAACATCGGAACCAACCGCCGCCATCGACAACATCGTCAAAGTACAGGAGAATTCACAATTAACAATCACATGTGACAGTTCACAGTCTGGAGCTACAGGACTGACGTATAAATGGAGTGGTGCCAATCTATCAGGACAGTCTAATAATAAACTCAGTTTTACACGAATCAGTAGAACTGATTCAGGTGTTTATACATGTAACGTATCGAATATAGCAGGATCAGTTGCTGGTAGTATTGCTATCAATGTTCTAT ACCCGCCAGGTAATGTTAAATTACAAGGACCGACGTCACCCGTTCAGGTATCTGCAACTGTTATCTTAACGTGTACAGCTACCGGGGGTAACCCGAAGCCGAACCTCGCCATAACTAGAACACCAGAGGGCAGCACTGTGAAACAGGGAATAAACCCTCTAACATATTCCACATCCGTCACTAAAGCAGATAACCAGGCAGAATATCAATGTACAGCTACTGGGGCTGGTATACCGACAccaatgatttcaaataaagtTAGATTAACTGTCAACT TTCAAGCAACAACGCTGAAAATGGTGAAGAAACCGGCAGATTATGTATTAGTAAACCATAATCAACAGATAGAGTGTAAAACTGACTCTTCAAACCCGGCTGTACAGATTCAGTGGTTCACATATTCCTCTACAACATGGACACCACTTGTCTCTCAACCAGCTACGAATCAAACTACTGGAACCAATCACGGGTTTGTGACTACTAGTATATTATCTATTACTGCGACTAAAACCATGAATCAGGCTCAATACAGATGTCAAACTGGAAGTATTTACAAAGATACAACAATTACTGTTCACT ATCCGCCAAGCAGTGTTGCATTACAAGGACCGACGTCACCAGTCCGGGATTCCATTTCCGTTGACTTCACGTGTACAGCTACAGGGGGTAACCCGGTACCGAACCTCACCATAACTACAGGGGGCAGCACTGTGAAACAGGGAGTTAGCCCTCTAACATATTCAACATCCGTCACTAAAACAGATAACCAGGCAGAATACCAATGTGCAGCTTCTGGGGCTGGTATATCAACACCAatgatttctaataaattcatattaacTGTCAACT ttcAAGCAACATCGCTGACAATGGTGAAGAAACCGGCAGatcatgtattatttaacAATAATCAACAGATGGAGTGTACAACTGACTCGTCAAACCCGGCTGTACAGATTCAGTGGTTCAAATATTCCTCTACAACATGGACACTACTTGACTCTCAACAAGCTACGAATCAAACTAGTGCAGCCTATCACGGGTTTATGGCTACTAGCACATTATCTATGACTGCAACTAAATCTATGAATCAGGCTCAATACAGATGTCAAACTGGAAATCTTAGCAATGATGCAACAATTACCGTTCACT TTCCACCAGAATCAATGACACTGACTGAAATTCCAAACGGTCCAGTTGTTCAAGGTACATCAAAAACTCTGACGTGTACAACTGACTCCAGTAACCCGGTGTCTACGATTGTCTGGGCGAACAGCTCTGGGACGACAACATGGACTAATTTGTCACCCAACCCAGCAGTAAATCATAAACCCGGATCTCATAGTGGACAGATATCTACTAGTAGTCTAGTAGTATCAACTGATAAGGATAAGAATGGAAGACAATATAGATGTACAGCTTATCAGAACAGTTATCCTGTTAATGGTGTCACCAACTCCACGACATTGTCTGTATTGT TTCCACCAGAGTCAATAACACTGACTGAAATTCCAAACGGTCCAGTTGTTCACGGTACATCAAAAACTCTGACGTGTACAACTGACTCAAGTAACCCGGTGTCTACAATTGTCTGGGCGTACAGCTCTGGGACGACAACTTGGACAGATATTTCACCCAATCCAACAGTAAATCATAAACCCGGATCTCACAGTGCACGGGCATCTACTAGTAGTCTAGTAGTACCAACTGATAAGGATAAAAATGGAAGACAATATAGATGTTCAGCTTATCAAAACAGTCAACCTGTCAATGGTGTCAACACATCCATGACGTTGTCTATATTGT ATGCACCGCAGCTTTCTTCACAAGTTGAACCCGTTGCCGCAAATATAGGAGAAAGTGGTAGATTTACGATAAACTTCGATGCAAATCCGCTAGCGACAACTCTCAACTGTAGACACAATTCAACAAAGGGCCGCCatgtaatgaaaaataccAGTTTAACGCAGTGGGATGTCAACATACAATCAGTTCAGGCATCTGATTATGGATCCTATTCGTGTAGactcaataattcagttggtAGCATAGATATAACACTGAAACTCACAGAAACTG GACCTCCCCAAACACCGTCAAATCTGTCAGTTATTGCAAAAACAGCTGTTTCTGTGACGCTGAGTTGGGTTTCTGAATTTGAGGGTGGTGCCAAACAAACGTTCGCCGTCAGTTACAGGGTATCGGATGCTACACAATTCGTGAATAAAGCTGAAATACCCGATCCCGGTTATAGAAAACTGGTGCAAACGAAAATAACCGGATTAAAACCATCAACTGATTATCAGTTCAAAGTGAAAAGTGTCAACTTAAATCCCGGTGATAATACGAGTCCATTTACTGATATAGTTACAACTAGAACAAATG CTATTCCAAGCGCTATAAACACCGTATTGAAGCAAGCGACAGTAACACAGTACGGAAATAGTGTCCTGATAAAAATGTCGTCGTTTCCGTCGAAGTACAGCGTCTACGTGAAATACTGTATCAAACATACAAACGAATGTTTTAATTCTACGAAACAAGAAAGTACTGGTGGGCCGATTAGTATTGAGATTAAAATCGATCCCGATAAAGCATACAGTTACAAACTGATTGTAATTGAGAGTAGTGACGTAATTCTGAGCCATCGGGTAGAAATTCCAG TTACTACCAATGTTGCACTGATCGGAGGTGTTGTTGTGGGTGTATTGTTGCTCGCCCTCATCGTCATTGTGTTCGTGTTGCTATTCGTGAAAAGGCGTCGAGAAGGTCAATGGATCTGGACAAAAAATAGCTCGAGAAG TCCGGCTTCAGTTCCTCCTCCGAACTATAACGATATCGATGGACATGTAGCCGGACCTAGAG GTGACGTGTACGCGCGAGTCAACAAAAAACCTAAAAGTCCACCGACCAAAGATAATCACGTCACTACCGATGACTTCG AAGATGGAGTCAAGAAAACTG gaGAACCGATTTACGCACAGGttgacaaaaagaaaaaacgaaaTCAGAATCAAG TCGTAAATGGTGCAAGCGGTACTGATCCAATTTACTCCAATGTGGATAAAagcaagaaaaagaaaacgaaaG TCGTAAATGGTGCAAGCGGTACTGATCCAATTTACTCCAATGTGGATAAAagcaagaaaaagaaaacgaaaG GGTCGGTAGATAGTGCAGAACCACTTTACTCACAAgtcgataaaaacaaaaagcgtaAAGGAAAGAAGGCGAAAAAAgcagagaaaaatgaaaactacgAAATGG AAAATCCCTATCAAACAGTTGGCGACGAAGCGAATCCTTATCAAGACGTTTACAACGATGACGATGGGGATATCGTGAAGTACGTTAACTGTGGTGTCGACAACCCTGCATTCAATGCAGACGATGTAGAAGAACTGAGAAAAGAACCGATCTATCTACACGTCGTTAACAACGTCAAAAATcaagcgccccctggtgtacTGATCGGTGATTTCGAGGATTTTTCGACGTACTCGGAACTCGGTCGCGTCGTTGAGCCGCAAGTTCAAGCTGAACTTGTCGCTCGTTTGGAAGCAGAAGAGGCCGAACGACGCAGACAACGTGAAGAAGAAGAGCAGCAGAAAAAGAGTTGTTGA
- the LOC141902829 gene encoding nephrin-like isoform X3, whose translation MNDQRIQNVPVVWCVFVIVVLCVRSTAGQQQNCIDASDTTITTVVTPAVLKLGGTTVVQCQVSPPGKHLCGFRITMSGQSGQFAFDETNCPRGTITESRYTGQCDVTAGRYGLRITNVRMTDSGMWKCDYMNSFPNSNAIITVIAPPSGPVLTSEPTAAIDNIVKVQENSQLTITCDSSQSGATGLTYKWSGANLSGQSNNKLSFTRISRTDSGVYTCNVSNIAGSVAGSIAINVLYPPGNVKLQGPTSPVQVSATVILTCTATGGNPKPNLAITRTPEGSTVKQGINPLTYSTSVTKADNQAEYQCTATGAGIPTPMISNKVRLTVNFQATTLKMVKKPADYVLVNHNQQIECKTDSSNPAVQIQWFTYSSTTWTPLVSQPATNQTTGTNHGFVTTSILSITATKTMNQAQYRCQTGSIYKDTTITVHYPPSSVALQGPTSPVRDSISVDFTCTATGGNPVPNLTITTGGSTVKQGVSPLTYSTSVTKTDNQAEYQCAASGAGISTPMISNKFILTVNFQATSLTMVKKPADHVLFNNNQQMECTTDSSNPAVQIQWFKYSSTTWTLLDSQQATNQTSAAYHGFMATSTLSMTATKSMNQAQYRCQTGNLSNDATITVHFPPESMTLTEIPNGPVVQGTSKTLTCTTDSSNPVSTIVWANSSGTTTWTNLSPNPAVNHKPGSHSGQISTSSLVVSTDKDKNGRQYRCTAYQNSYPVNGVTNSTTLSVLFPPESITLTEIPNGPVVHGTSKTLTCTTDSSNPVSTIVWAYSSGTTTWTDISPNPTVNHKPGSHSARASTSSLVVPTDKDKNGRQYRCSAYQNSQPVNGVNTSMTLSILYAPQLSSQVEPVAANIGESGRFTINFDANPLATTLNCRHNSTKGRHVMKNTSLTQWDVNIQSVQASDYGSYSCRLNNSVGSIDITLKLTETGPPQTPSNLSVIAKTAVSVTLSWVSEFEGGAKQTFAVSYRVSDATQFVNKAEIPDPGYRKLVQTKITGLKPSTDYQFKVKSVNLNPGDNTSPFTDIVTTRTNAIPSAINTVLKQATVTQYGNSVLIKMSSFPSKYSVYVKYCIKHTNECFNSTKQESTGGPISIEIKIDPDKAYSYKLIVIESSDVILSHRVEIPVTTNVALIGGVVVGVLLLALIVIVFVLLFVKRRREGQWIWTKNSSRSPASVPPPNYNDIDGHVAGPRGDVYARVNKKPKSPPTKDNHVTTDDFDGVKKTGEPIYAQVDKKKKRNQNQVVNGASGTDPIYSNVDKSKKKKTKVVNGASGTDPIYSNVDKSKKKKTKGSVDSAEPLYSQVDKNKKRKGKKAKKAEKNENYEMENPYQTVGDEANPYQDVYNDDDGDIVKYVNCGVDNPAFNADDVEELRKEPIYLHVVNNVKNQAPPGVLIGDFEDFSTYSELGRVVEPQVQAELVARLEAEEAERRRQREEEEQQKKSC comes from the exons atgaacGACCAACGCATCCAA AATGTACCGGTAGTTTGGTGTGTGTTTGTGATTGTTGTTCTCTGCGTTAGATCTACAGCAG GACAACAGCAGAACTGTATAGACGCATCGGATACGACAATCACGACAGTTGTAACACCAGCAGTTTTAAAACTAGGTGGCACCACTGTCGTACAATGTCAGGTTTCACCACCCGGTAAACATTTATGCGGTTTCAGAATAACAATGTCTGGCCAATCGGGACAGTTTGCGTTTGACGAGACAAACTGTCCTCGTGGAACTATCACTGAATCCCGGTACACTGgacaatgtgacgtcacagctgGACGCTATGGTTTACGTATCACTAATGTACGGATGACCGATTCTGGAATGTGGAAGTGTGATTACATGAACTCTTTTCCAAATAGTAACGCAATAATAACTGTTATAG CGCCCCCGAGTGGACCAGTTCTAACATCGGAACCAACCGCCGCCATCGACAACATCGTCAAAGTACAGGAGAATTCACAATTAACAATCACATGTGACAGTTCACAGTCTGGAGCTACAGGACTGACGTATAAATGGAGTGGTGCCAATCTATCAGGACAGTCTAATAATAAACTCAGTTTTACACGAATCAGTAGAACTGATTCAGGTGTTTATACATGTAACGTATCGAATATAGCAGGATCAGTTGCTGGTAGTATTGCTATCAATGTTCTAT ACCCGCCAGGTAATGTTAAATTACAAGGACCGACGTCACCCGTTCAGGTATCTGCAACTGTTATCTTAACGTGTACAGCTACCGGGGGTAACCCGAAGCCGAACCTCGCCATAACTAGAACACCAGAGGGCAGCACTGTGAAACAGGGAATAAACCCTCTAACATATTCCACATCCGTCACTAAAGCAGATAACCAGGCAGAATATCAATGTACAGCTACTGGGGCTGGTATACCGACAccaatgatttcaaataaagtTAGATTAACTGTCAACT TTCAAGCAACAACGCTGAAAATGGTGAAGAAACCGGCAGATTATGTATTAGTAAACCATAATCAACAGATAGAGTGTAAAACTGACTCTTCAAACCCGGCTGTACAGATTCAGTGGTTCACATATTCCTCTACAACATGGACACCACTTGTCTCTCAACCAGCTACGAATCAAACTACTGGAACCAATCACGGGTTTGTGACTACTAGTATATTATCTATTACTGCGACTAAAACCATGAATCAGGCTCAATACAGATGTCAAACTGGAAGTATTTACAAAGATACAACAATTACTGTTCACT ATCCGCCAAGCAGTGTTGCATTACAAGGACCGACGTCACCAGTCCGGGATTCCATTTCCGTTGACTTCACGTGTACAGCTACAGGGGGTAACCCGGTACCGAACCTCACCATAACTACAGGGGGCAGCACTGTGAAACAGGGAGTTAGCCCTCTAACATATTCAACATCCGTCACTAAAACAGATAACCAGGCAGAATACCAATGTGCAGCTTCTGGGGCTGGTATATCAACACCAatgatttctaataaattcatattaacTGTCAACT ttcAAGCAACATCGCTGACAATGGTGAAGAAACCGGCAGatcatgtattatttaacAATAATCAACAGATGGAGTGTACAACTGACTCGTCAAACCCGGCTGTACAGATTCAGTGGTTCAAATATTCCTCTACAACATGGACACTACTTGACTCTCAACAAGCTACGAATCAAACTAGTGCAGCCTATCACGGGTTTATGGCTACTAGCACATTATCTATGACTGCAACTAAATCTATGAATCAGGCTCAATACAGATGTCAAACTGGAAATCTTAGCAATGATGCAACAATTACCGTTCACT TTCCACCAGAATCAATGACACTGACTGAAATTCCAAACGGTCCAGTTGTTCAAGGTACATCAAAAACTCTGACGTGTACAACTGACTCCAGTAACCCGGTGTCTACGATTGTCTGGGCGAACAGCTCTGGGACGACAACATGGACTAATTTGTCACCCAACCCAGCAGTAAATCATAAACCCGGATCTCATAGTGGACAGATATCTACTAGTAGTCTAGTAGTATCAACTGATAAGGATAAGAATGGAAGACAATATAGATGTACAGCTTATCAGAACAGTTATCCTGTTAATGGTGTCACCAACTCCACGACATTGTCTGTATTGT TTCCACCAGAGTCAATAACACTGACTGAAATTCCAAACGGTCCAGTTGTTCACGGTACATCAAAAACTCTGACGTGTACAACTGACTCAAGTAACCCGGTGTCTACAATTGTCTGGGCGTACAGCTCTGGGACGACAACTTGGACAGATATTTCACCCAATCCAACAGTAAATCATAAACCCGGATCTCACAGTGCACGGGCATCTACTAGTAGTCTAGTAGTACCAACTGATAAGGATAAAAATGGAAGACAATATAGATGTTCAGCTTATCAAAACAGTCAACCTGTCAATGGTGTCAACACATCCATGACGTTGTCTATATTGT ATGCACCGCAGCTTTCTTCACAAGTTGAACCCGTTGCCGCAAATATAGGAGAAAGTGGTAGATTTACGATAAACTTCGATGCAAATCCGCTAGCGACAACTCTCAACTGTAGACACAATTCAACAAAGGGCCGCCatgtaatgaaaaataccAGTTTAACGCAGTGGGATGTCAACATACAATCAGTTCAGGCATCTGATTATGGATCCTATTCGTGTAGactcaataattcagttggtAGCATAGATATAACACTGAAACTCACAGAAACTG GACCTCCCCAAACACCGTCAAATCTGTCAGTTATTGCAAAAACAGCTGTTTCTGTGACGCTGAGTTGGGTTTCTGAATTTGAGGGTGGTGCCAAACAAACGTTCGCCGTCAGTTACAGGGTATCGGATGCTACACAATTCGTGAATAAAGCTGAAATACCCGATCCCGGTTATAGAAAACTGGTGCAAACGAAAATAACCGGATTAAAACCATCAACTGATTATCAGTTCAAAGTGAAAAGTGTCAACTTAAATCCCGGTGATAATACGAGTCCATTTACTGATATAGTTACAACTAGAACAAATG CTATTCCAAGCGCTATAAACACCGTATTGAAGCAAGCGACAGTAACACAGTACGGAAATAGTGTCCTGATAAAAATGTCGTCGTTTCCGTCGAAGTACAGCGTCTACGTGAAATACTGTATCAAACATACAAACGAATGTTTTAATTCTACGAAACAAGAAAGTACTGGTGGGCCGATTAGTATTGAGATTAAAATCGATCCCGATAAAGCATACAGTTACAAACTGATTGTAATTGAGAGTAGTGACGTAATTCTGAGCCATCGGGTAGAAATTCCAG TTACTACCAATGTTGCACTGATCGGAGGTGTTGTTGTGGGTGTATTGTTGCTCGCCCTCATCGTCATTGTGTTCGTGTTGCTATTCGTGAAAAGGCGTCGAGAAGGTCAATGGATCTGGACAAAAAATAGCTCGAGAAG TCCGGCTTCAGTTCCTCCTCCGAACTATAACGATATCGATGGACATGTAGCCGGACCTAGAG GTGACGTGTACGCGCGAGTCAACAAAAAACCTAAAAGTCCACCGACCAAAGATAATCACGTCACTACCGATGACTTCG ATGGAGTCAAGAAAACTG gaGAACCGATTTACGCACAGGttgacaaaaagaaaaaacgaaaTCAGAATCAAG TCGTAAATGGTGCAAGCGGTACTGATCCAATTTACTCCAATGTGGATAAAagcaagaaaaagaaaacgaaaG TCGTAAATGGTGCAAGCGGTACTGATCCAATTTACTCCAATGTGGATAAAagcaagaaaaagaaaacgaaaG GGTCGGTAGATAGTGCAGAACCACTTTACTCACAAgtcgataaaaacaaaaagcgtaAAGGAAAGAAGGCGAAAAAAgcagagaaaaatgaaaactacgAAATGG AAAATCCCTATCAAACAGTTGGCGACGAAGCGAATCCTTATCAAGACGTTTACAACGATGACGATGGGGATATCGTGAAGTACGTTAACTGTGGTGTCGACAACCCTGCATTCAATGCAGACGATGTAGAAGAACTGAGAAAAGAACCGATCTATCTACACGTCGTTAACAACGTCAAAAATcaagcgccccctggtgtacTGATCGGTGATTTCGAGGATTTTTCGACGTACTCGGAACTCGGTCGCGTCGTTGAGCCGCAAGTTCAAGCTGAACTTGTCGCTCGTTTGGAAGCAGAAGAGGCCGAACGACGCAGACAACGTGAAGAAGAAGAGCAGCAGAAAAAGAGTTGTTGA